One segment of Mus caroli chromosome 6, CAROLI_EIJ_v1.1, whole genome shotgun sequence DNA contains the following:
- the Stk38l gene encoding serine/threonine-protein kinase 38-like isoform X1 — protein MRVPVTMAMTAGATTTFPMSNHTRERVTVAKLTLENFYSNLILQHEERETRQKKLEVAMEEEGLADEEKKLRRSQHARKETEFLRLKRTRLGLDDFESLKVIGRGAFGEVRLVQKKDTGHIYAMKILRKADMLEKEQVAHIRAERDILVEADGAWVVKMFYSFQDKRNLYLIMEFLPGGDMMTLLMKKDTLTEEETQFYISETVLAIDAIHQLGFIHRDIKPDNLLLDAKGHVKLSDFGLCTGLKKAHRTEFYRNLTHNPPSDFSFQNMNSKRKAETWKKNRRQLAYSTVGTPDYIAPEVFMQTGYNKLCDWWSLGVIMYEMLIGFPPFCSETPQETYRKVMSWKETLAFPPEVPVSEKAKDLILRFCTDSENRIGNGGVEEIKGHLFFEGVDWGHIRERPAAIPIEIRSIDDTSNFDDFPESDILQPVPNTTEPDYKSKDWVFLNYTYKRFEGLTQRGSIPTYMKAGKL, from the exons TTCCGGTTACTATGGCAATGACGGCAGGGGCAACAACTACCTTTCCTATGAGCAACCATACCCGGGAAAGAGTAACTGTGGCCAAGCTCACACTGGAGAATTTTTACAGCAACCTAATTTTACAGCATGAAGAGAGAGAAACCAG GCAGAAGAAGTTAGAAGTGGCTATGGAAGAAGAAGGATTGGCAGATGAGGAG AAAAAGTTACGTCGATCGCAGCATGCTCGTAAAGAAACAGAGTTCTTACGCCTTAAGAGGACCAGACTTGGCCTGGATGACTTTGAGTCTCTGAAGGTTATAGGAAGAGGAGCTTTCGGAGAG GTGCGGCTGGTCCAGAAGAAAGACACGGGGCACATCTATGCCATGAAGATCCTGAGGAAAGCCGACATGCTTGAGAAAGAGCAG GTGGCTCATATCCGAGCAGAAAGGGACATTTTGGTGGAAGCAGATGGAGCCTGGGTGGTGAAGATGTTCTACAGTTTTCAAGACAAACGGAATCTCTATCTCATCATGGAATTTCTTCCTGGAG GTGACATGATGACATTGCTGATGAAGAAGGACACCTTAACAGAAGAGGAGACACAGTTCTACATCTCAGAGACTGTCTTGGCGATAGATGCAATTCACCAGCTGGGCTTCATCCACCGGGACATCAAACCAGACAACCTTTTACTGGATGCCAAG ggaCATGTAAAATTATCTGATTTTGGTTTGTGCACGGGGTTAAAGAAAGCTCACAGGACTGAATTCTACAGAAACCTCACACATAACCCGCCAAGCGACTTCT CATTTCAGAACATGAATTCAAAGCGGAAAGcagagacatggaagaagaaCAGGAGACAGCTG GCTTACTCCACAGTTGGAACACCAGACTACATTGCTCCAGAAGTATTCATGCAGACTGGCTACAACAAATTGTGTGACTGGTGGTCCTTGGGAGTGATTATGTATGAGATGCTAATAG GCTTTCCACCTTTCTGCTCCGAAACACCACAAGAAACGTACAGAAAAGTTATGAGCTGGAAGGAGACGCTGGCATTTCCTCCGGAAGTGCCCGTCTCTGAGAAAGCCAAGGACTTGATTCTCAG ATTTTGTACTGATTCTGAAAACAGAATTGGGAATGGTGGTGTGGAAGAAATCAAAGGTCATCTGTTCTTTGAGGGTGTAGACTGGGGGCACATAAG GGAAAGACCAGCAGCTATTCCTATAGAAATCCGAAGTATAGATGACACCTCAAACTTTGATGACTTCCCTGAGTCTGATATCTTACAGCCAG TGCCGAATACCACAGAGCCCGACTACAAATCCAAAGACTGGGTTTTTCTCAATTACACCTACAAAAGGTTTGAAGGGCTGACCCAGAGAG
- the Stk38l gene encoding serine/threonine-protein kinase 38-like isoform X2, with protein MAMTAGATTTFPMSNHTRERVTVAKLTLENFYSNLILQHEERETRQKKLEVAMEEEGLADEEKKLRRSQHARKETEFLRLKRTRLGLDDFESLKVIGRGAFGEVRLVQKKDTGHIYAMKILRKADMLEKEQVAHIRAERDILVEADGAWVVKMFYSFQDKRNLYLIMEFLPGGDMMTLLMKKDTLTEEETQFYISETVLAIDAIHQLGFIHRDIKPDNLLLDAKGHVKLSDFGLCTGLKKAHRTEFYRNLTHNPPSDFSFQNMNSKRKAETWKKNRRQLAYSTVGTPDYIAPEVFMQTGYNKLCDWWSLGVIMYEMLIGFPPFCSETPQETYRKVMSWKETLAFPPEVPVSEKAKDLILRFCTDSENRIGNGGVEEIKGHLFFEGVDWGHIRERPAAIPIEIRSIDDTSNFDDFPESDILQPVPNTTEPDYKSKDWVFLNYTYKRFEGLTQRGSIPTYMKAGKL; from the exons ATGGCAATGACGGCAGGGGCAACAACTACCTTTCCTATGAGCAACCATACCCGGGAAAGAGTAACTGTGGCCAAGCTCACACTGGAGAATTTTTACAGCAACCTAATTTTACAGCATGAAGAGAGAGAAACCAG GCAGAAGAAGTTAGAAGTGGCTATGGAAGAAGAAGGATTGGCAGATGAGGAG AAAAAGTTACGTCGATCGCAGCATGCTCGTAAAGAAACAGAGTTCTTACGCCTTAAGAGGACCAGACTTGGCCTGGATGACTTTGAGTCTCTGAAGGTTATAGGAAGAGGAGCTTTCGGAGAG GTGCGGCTGGTCCAGAAGAAAGACACGGGGCACATCTATGCCATGAAGATCCTGAGGAAAGCCGACATGCTTGAGAAAGAGCAG GTGGCTCATATCCGAGCAGAAAGGGACATTTTGGTGGAAGCAGATGGAGCCTGGGTGGTGAAGATGTTCTACAGTTTTCAAGACAAACGGAATCTCTATCTCATCATGGAATTTCTTCCTGGAG GTGACATGATGACATTGCTGATGAAGAAGGACACCTTAACAGAAGAGGAGACACAGTTCTACATCTCAGAGACTGTCTTGGCGATAGATGCAATTCACCAGCTGGGCTTCATCCACCGGGACATCAAACCAGACAACCTTTTACTGGATGCCAAG ggaCATGTAAAATTATCTGATTTTGGTTTGTGCACGGGGTTAAAGAAAGCTCACAGGACTGAATTCTACAGAAACCTCACACATAACCCGCCAAGCGACTTCT CATTTCAGAACATGAATTCAAAGCGGAAAGcagagacatggaagaagaaCAGGAGACAGCTG GCTTACTCCACAGTTGGAACACCAGACTACATTGCTCCAGAAGTATTCATGCAGACTGGCTACAACAAATTGTGTGACTGGTGGTCCTTGGGAGTGATTATGTATGAGATGCTAATAG GCTTTCCACCTTTCTGCTCCGAAACACCACAAGAAACGTACAGAAAAGTTATGAGCTGGAAGGAGACGCTGGCATTTCCTCCGGAAGTGCCCGTCTCTGAGAAAGCCAAGGACTTGATTCTCAG ATTTTGTACTGATTCTGAAAACAGAATTGGGAATGGTGGTGTGGAAGAAATCAAAGGTCATCTGTTCTTTGAGGGTGTAGACTGGGGGCACATAAG GGAAAGACCAGCAGCTATTCCTATAGAAATCCGAAGTATAGATGACACCTCAAACTTTGATGACTTCCCTGAGTCTGATATCTTACAGCCAG TGCCGAATACCACAGAGCCCGACTACAAATCCAAAGACTGGGTTTTTCTCAATTACACCTACAAAAGGTTTGAAGGGCTGACCCAGAGAG
- the Stk38l gene encoding serine/threonine-protein kinase 38-like isoform X3: MEEEGLADEEKKLRRSQHARKETEFLRLKRTRLGLDDFESLKVIGRGAFGEVRLVQKKDTGHIYAMKILRKADMLEKEQVAHIRAERDILVEADGAWVVKMFYSFQDKRNLYLIMEFLPGGDMMTLLMKKDTLTEEETQFYISETVLAIDAIHQLGFIHRDIKPDNLLLDAKGHVKLSDFGLCTGLKKAHRTEFYRNLTHNPPSDFSFQNMNSKRKAETWKKNRRQLAYSTVGTPDYIAPEVFMQTGYNKLCDWWSLGVIMYEMLIGFPPFCSETPQETYRKVMSWKETLAFPPEVPVSEKAKDLILRFCTDSENRIGNGGVEEIKGHLFFEGVDWGHIRERPAAIPIEIRSIDDTSNFDDFPESDILQPVPNTTEPDYKSKDWVFLNYTYKRFEGLTQRGSIPTYMKAGKL, from the exons ATGGAAGAAGAAGGATTGGCAGATGAGGAG AAAAAGTTACGTCGATCGCAGCATGCTCGTAAAGAAACAGAGTTCTTACGCCTTAAGAGGACCAGACTTGGCCTGGATGACTTTGAGTCTCTGAAGGTTATAGGAAGAGGAGCTTTCGGAGAG GTGCGGCTGGTCCAGAAGAAAGACACGGGGCACATCTATGCCATGAAGATCCTGAGGAAAGCCGACATGCTTGAGAAAGAGCAG GTGGCTCATATCCGAGCAGAAAGGGACATTTTGGTGGAAGCAGATGGAGCCTGGGTGGTGAAGATGTTCTACAGTTTTCAAGACAAACGGAATCTCTATCTCATCATGGAATTTCTTCCTGGAG GTGACATGATGACATTGCTGATGAAGAAGGACACCTTAACAGAAGAGGAGACACAGTTCTACATCTCAGAGACTGTCTTGGCGATAGATGCAATTCACCAGCTGGGCTTCATCCACCGGGACATCAAACCAGACAACCTTTTACTGGATGCCAAG ggaCATGTAAAATTATCTGATTTTGGTTTGTGCACGGGGTTAAAGAAAGCTCACAGGACTGAATTCTACAGAAACCTCACACATAACCCGCCAAGCGACTTCT CATTTCAGAACATGAATTCAAAGCGGAAAGcagagacatggaagaagaaCAGGAGACAGCTG GCTTACTCCACAGTTGGAACACCAGACTACATTGCTCCAGAAGTATTCATGCAGACTGGCTACAACAAATTGTGTGACTGGTGGTCCTTGGGAGTGATTATGTATGAGATGCTAATAG GCTTTCCACCTTTCTGCTCCGAAACACCACAAGAAACGTACAGAAAAGTTATGAGCTGGAAGGAGACGCTGGCATTTCCTCCGGAAGTGCCCGTCTCTGAGAAAGCCAAGGACTTGATTCTCAG ATTTTGTACTGATTCTGAAAACAGAATTGGGAATGGTGGTGTGGAAGAAATCAAAGGTCATCTGTTCTTTGAGGGTGTAGACTGGGGGCACATAAG GGAAAGACCAGCAGCTATTCCTATAGAAATCCGAAGTATAGATGACACCTCAAACTTTGATGACTTCCCTGAGTCTGATATCTTACAGCCAG TGCCGAATACCACAGAGCCCGACTACAAATCCAAAGACTGGGTTTTTCTCAATTACACCTACAAAAGGTTTGAAGGGCTGACCCAGAGAG